TCTAACCCggtcccacacacacacacccataGCTCCTGCTAAACGTAGAAAGCTGGAAAATTAGGCACCCCGCTTCTCAATAACAAGGAACCAAACAAGCTTTCAATGCATAAGAGGAGCCACGAAACAGTAATGTAATCCGTCACGTCAGCAATACACCACACGTGGAGGAGTCACAGCTCAACCTTTCCCCGCACACAGCGTCCATTGCAAGAGCCATACTCAATACACTCCGCCTGTGCATGCACGTATACATCCGTATGGCACCTCGTTAACAATACATAATTTCCTACCCTTTCGACGCATGCAACGGAAGCACATGGATGTCTACAGAGGGGAAAGTTAAGGAAAGATCAATAACAACGGAAGTGCGACGAACATAGAAGCATCTGTTATTCGTGTCATAATGTCAATATCGACTACCGTCCCCCTCCCCAAAAGTCACCTGCAAACGGGAAGGTCTGGGGCAACtaacaaaagagggaagtagAATTACTGAGTGAAAACTAACTCTCTCCTTTAGCGAACACTCGTAATACACTGACAACTATGCCATAAACCTCTCAGGACACACATGTGAGCCTGGTTTAAGCATCAGAGAAAACTACCGAAACACGCAACAAGCCACGGATCCCCCATTACCTACAGCTATAGAGTCATGTGTATATTCGGGAATGGGGAAgcagaaagaggagaattAAAGCGGGTGTTGCAGAATAAATGGTTGACTGGTGAAGTGTACACAACCGAATACTATATTATTACACCTCAGGGTCAAATCAATGATGAAAAGGCATGTAGACATGCGTACATATATAAGCAAATTGAGGAAAAAGATTTTTAGGCACATACTCTTCCATTAGTACTAGTTCTAATCGCATTTATATTAGTTCCCACTCCCTCTCCGTTTTGCGGTGCAGATTACTGGGTACAGAAATGCACCTTCTCGGAGGTGCAAAGAGCGATAAGCGCAACAGGCAGTAACCTCACAGTTTCGACCACAAATTCAAGAGAGGAAGGAACACCGCCCGGCAGCCCATTTCATCCCATTCCAACTTGGCACACCCATTCAACTCCATTAAAACAGCAATACGCAATTACTGAAGTACCTTGGTGAAAAACATTATTCGTTTGCGGCAACCTGAGCCATACGGTCGTACTCCGCTCGAGCAAAACGATCCCAGTGTGTCCGTTCCAAGCCACAAAGCAGCCGGTCCTGGTGTGCTACAAGCGGGTCCTTCTGTTCAAACTGTAGAAGACGCACCACATTTGTCAGCATGTTCAGTGCCGCGCCGGCTGCCTCGGAATTCGACAGGAGGTCATGTAACGTGATCCCACAGGACACAGTAACACCAAGCATATCAAATATCTGGCACACAGCGTCCTCAAAGGGTATTCCCCCCTCTGGTACGTGCTCCAATATGATTCTTCTAGTCTCATCGTAAAATCTCTGCAGCTCGTACAACGAAAGCACACCATCACAATCAAGGTCAAGTATGCTAAACCAGTAGCGTACCGCTGTGGGGGTTGTTTTGTCCTCCTCAGAGAggcaaaaccaaacaaactcTTCATAATTTATTCTATCCTTTACGGCAGATTTCGATCGCCGGCCAAGACCATTAAATATGCGGTCCACTATTATGGGATTCATGACACCATCTGGGGTATACTTTACAAAGTCCTGTCGGGACAATAACATGTCGCGGTCCGTGTCCAGCTCCCAGAAGCGACAGTAGAGCACATAAAAGTGTTCGtaagaaaaataatggaaGACAGAATTGATGTCATCCGCCACATCAACTTGGCGGAGGGAATCTATAAGAGCAGAATCTTCCATCTCGGCATAGGTAATCCGTCCGCGGTTGAAGCGGTCGAGGTCGTAAAAAATGCGGTAGATGACGGTCTCCATGTACCTGTTCTGAACGTCGGGAGTCTGCTTCAGAAGGGCGAGCCCCGGGTGATGATCCAGAAGTATCCTCAGATAGCCGCGGAAATCCTCCGGTAACAAATAAGACCGCGGGGACGCCGAGTGGGGCGTAGAAGCGCAATTGCTGCCTGCTCCAACTGCCGATCTGCAATTGTGCTTGCCGGTAGAGGAGCTTAAAAGAAACAATTCAAACACACGGCGCACAATAGAACGACCACGCAATGAACTTTCAAAGAAATCTAAAACCTGCTGGACTGTGATAGGTGCCTGCGAACTGCACGTGGCCGTTACAGCTGAAGAATATCTAGATAAGGGAGAGCAAACATCCGGAGCAGCAAACATGCCCATGGCATCACTATCGCCAGTCGCCCGCAAGATCTTCATTATCATAAAAGCAAAGTACTTCGGGAGGCCAAAGCATTGTGTACAAATCCTTTGCATTGCCTGCGTTAGTTGGTCGTTGTAGTTTGCACCTTGTTTTGCCAGAGTGCCGTTGCTGACACAGAACCCTCTTACTTGTGGACCAACAGAGGGGCGGGAACTTTGAATTGTTTTGGGTGGCATCGGGATTCGACTAAGCTCCCTTTTGACAAACAGTGAAACATTTTTGTCCTCTAACGCCCTTAGGGAAACTATGACTACGTTCTTGTTACCTCGCGTCGCCGATCTGCTATTCGCCCCAGCACCCTGCTCGGCAGCGTTTTTGCATGCAGCTGCGGGGATCATCATCCCCTCGATCACCTTGAGGTGTGGGTTTTCGTGTTTCGTATAAGTAACTCCTACTAGTGTTTCCTCACTGGTCTTCGGCACACCTttaggaaaataaaaaggtggTATATCCCGATATGATGCTCCCCGAAGGGTGGAATCTTTCGGTTGACCACTACGTTGTCTCAAAAATAAGTTCGGCGACGCACAGCCATCATCTTTCGCTTCTGGAGGGGTTGGCAACCTCGTCGCATCAAGGGGAACACTTTCAGACCGCTGGGCAGGTGGGGAATGCACCGGAGGCTGTTGGGGAGGTCCATTTGGGACCCTACTTTGCTCAAAGGCATCCTTCACCCGATCCTCGTAACCTTCGTCCCATCCCGCATCCCGTTGCAGCtcttcaacttcttcctCACCAGCCGCGCGTGTTATGTCAGTATTAACGAGCGTGAAGTAACCCGATGACGGTGACAGTGATGTGGGTGGTCCCGACCTACCGCCGCAAGCGCCATGCGGCGTGGTGCCCGAGCCCCCCTCGACCTTCTCTAAATCATCAGGTGACGTCTCCCGTAAGTAGAAAGCTTCATCACCGGCTTTAGACGGCGTCGCACTAGCATCATACCTTATACCAGCTTTCTGAAGAAACTCGGCAATCAATCCTTCAGCTACCTCAGCAGTTGATTTCTCACCCATCCAGTACTCCAAGAGCTCAAGCACTTTTATTCCAACACCACCCTGCGATTGCCCGTTCGCACAAATCATACGACTTTGAACCCCATTTATCTGTTGAGGCGTCAGCGAGGCGGAAATAAGCAGTGGCAGGTCCGCGGGACCTCCAACATCAGCTGAGGTCTGGCCTGCAACACCGGAGTTACTACCAATCGCGCGAGAATTCGGAGCGTAGAACGTGTAATGAAGCGACGAAGCCCCAGCAACAGGTGCAGAACCGCTACGAAAGTACGTACCCAGTTTAGTCCCTATATCTTGAGGGTGACCAGTTTCCTCCCATTCCGCCATATGAGAGCCGTATGCGCAATGGTCTGAACCATGTTCGCCACTGACAAAGTCACTAGTAACTCCACTGCCCACATTGGAATAACCGCGGAAGAGGTTGCCGTCTGCACCAGTGCGGTAAGATGCACCACGCCTCCATTCAGGAGAGCTACCACGACTAGGAGGCGTCTGGACCCTTTGAAGATCCCAACGAGATGAGTAACTTAATGGTGATACTTCACCACTAACAAACTCGCCCGGGAGAGCAGAACGAATGCTACTACTGCGGCCTTGACCATTCACAGTGTGTTCAACCCTGTCATGAGTAGCCACACTCTCACCTCCAACTCCCCGCCGCAAGTCTACGGGGGAGGTACCCCATGCACTAACTaccctttcatttttcattacTTGCAGCGGCTCcatgtaaacaaaaaaaataaagaagcagGGATGATCGATGTATGCTAGTTAGGATATGAAACAAACGTCCTTGTTCGGATCATATTTTAAAAGGATATGCCAGTGAAATGCGCTAGTCCTTCCACACGTCCACCCACCTGAGACCTACAGCTCAGCACAAACCACGGAAGTTTACAGCGCTCCATTATACTGGCGGAACACGGTCACAGGACCAAAAACACACCGTAAAGAAAGACCATCGGTCAGGCCCACGCAATTCTAACCCggtcccacacacacacacccataGCTCCTGCTAAACGTAGAAAGCTGGAAAATTAGGCACCCCGCTTCTCAATAACAAGGAACCAAACAAGCTTTCAATGCATAAGAGGAGCCACGAAACAGTAATGTAATCCGTCACGTCAGCAATACACCACACGTGGAGGAGTCACAGCTCAACCTTTCCCCGCACACAGCGTCCATTGCAAGAGCCATACTCAATACACTCCGCCTGTGCATGCACGTATACATCCGTATGGCACCTCGTTAACAATACATAATTTCCTACCCTTTCGACGCATGCAACGGAAGCACATGGATGTCTACAGAGGGGAAAGTTAAGGAAAGATCAATAACAACGCCTTCCAACGATCATTGAGACTGGCTATTACAGTTACCGTGGATGCATAAGTGCATTCGTCCGAACGTTCCTCACGATGACGGGGAACAGATGAGAACATTAGGCTCGTCACTGTGTCCTGAGGGGAGCTGACTGACCATAAGCATTTATTAACTTCTCCGAGGGCATGCGACAAAGACGCGAACAGGTCATCCTTCATAGCAGTCTATTATGCCTGTGGAGTGCAGTCTATTCATTCGCAAGTAACCAACCAACTTACGCGGAGCGAACAGGTACCATGTGGACACGCAGACTTTGGGGTCTCAGAAGGTGCAGTGGAAGATTAATAAACAAGTACAAGTGTGAAAACATAAAATTACGGCGTAATGGAACAACGGCAAGCAAGAAAGCAGACATAATTCTTGAAGTCACCTAACACCCCCCCCTCTACAAGCCACTTGTTGCACACATAAATGAGGTACAATGTTAACGAGCATATGCTCAGCAGAGTACCGCGTtacgaagaaaagggaaggaaatgtaAGTACCGAAATTCAACTCTTACTGCGGACCTAGGGTAATACCTCGAGCAGAAAAATTATGAAACAAAATGTAACGGAGGTTAAAGACAAATCTTTAAATGTGTTGAAACAAAATAGTCACagaataatttttaaaaaaagcatGCCTGTACGTGCGGGTGTCCCACGCATATGCGGTGGCAAACATTAAGCACAGCAACTTTCGTCAGGCACATGTAAAAATGATGGGTCATCATTCTTCTTGTAAGGTGGAGTCCATCAATGAGTTCTAGTACGTGATACTGACGTAAAAATACTAGCATTAACGAAGGGCAAAGTAACTGTGCTATAGAAAATTAACCCTGTCGCACGCTAAGTCCCCGTGCGAGATATAGAAACCGTCTGTCTTCCTTTCCACGTAGCTTCTGGAACGGTAAAATGTGGGTTTTGGTAATCATCTCACCTGGCGCTCGGCGGGCAACCGATATGTCTTAATGTCCCTATCAAAGTGCAGTACGATTGACATGCGGCAGCACGCGCACACGTCGACAACTGCACCTCACCAGCGTGTCAGTAACACAAAACGTCAACAGCACAAAAGATTTTTCTCCACAAGCACATAAGGTTTCCCATCGGCAAATCTGAACATCTAACAGAAAGAAATTTTGCCCGCTTTGTACATGGCTGGATGCCCTCCACTTACTAACCTGTTCTCTATTAAGAGAGGTTGGCGTCAAAGAATGTCTCAAGTCTCAAGAGCATCACGTTTGGTTGTGAAGAACAAAGTCTGCAGTAACCTTGAGTGCATCCAAAAAACAATAGCTGAAAGGATCCAAACGCCAACGCCACCAGTTCCAAAAATAATGGCTGATCACACTAAGTGTACGCGGACCCATACAGTTAATCTACAAGTCAATTTTGTCATCAACAGAGTGCCGTCCTGTAAGTACCAAAGAAAGTGTGGTACAGGTAATTTCAACCTACAATATGAATTTCTTTTCAAAACTTCACACCTACGCAGCTGCGAAGTGCAGCTGCCCGTTGAATAGACATAtgcgcacgcacacacgaaaaaacaaaaagactcCCCGACTGCTTCACGTGGGTTACGATGGAGGTCCATCCCTCTAAACTGTACGACTGGAGCACCCAGTACATCCGCTTCAGTATCATCATGTGACACTTGAGAAAAAGAGTACGGGTGTCAGTGCCCTTAGTGagcacagaaagaaaaagagcacaaCTCTCAAGGCAACCGCATGATTGATACGCAGATTGATGAGTGtcggaaacgaaaaaaggtGTTTGAAATCAAAGGGGGCAATCCATCCTCAGAGCTTGTTTCCACCTACTAAAGGGCGATAAAGCCGTTCTGTGCAATGAGTCTCTTCAACGTATAACATCAAAACTCAACATTAACGCGTCGTCCTTGTTAGAATTACTAACGATATATCTCACAAACTAAAACCTAAGTTTTTGGCTCACGTCGTGCCGCGGTAACCAGCAGAGAGGATGTGCACGTGTACGCACAAAAGTGGGAGGATGGTCCAAATATAGGGGGAAAAACCATACGTGACAAATTTTTAACCCCAACCTACAACCTTGGAAATAGGACAAGGTGTTGCACACGCATCAACACTGCCCCTATCATCCAAGTCAGTGGGTCACAATGCGTCAAGTAATGCCACGCTCTCAGAGAGGGGTTATGGCTTACGAACTCAGTAACGACAGAAATGGTGTCAAGCATACGTCAACTTTCCATTCCATCAAACACCGACtcagtaattttttttcagctcCTTAAATATTGCTCTTCCACGGgtgggccaacaatacactCTATACAACAGCCTTTACCACCGATTTGACCTCCTCAATAAGTGTATTTCTCTAGTTCCCGAGAGGAAAATCTTGTATTGAACCGGGCGTTCCACCGACTGTCCCATCTACCATTTACATTCATGATCCACTTCTTCTGTAATATTATGCCCTCCTCCGCTCCATTCGGTATTTCATGCTGAGAACCACATCAGACCGTATGTGTGAAGGGCTCAGAATACTATGAACACACCACCACTGCAATTGGGTGTTTTCGCCTTGGCCTTAAGTGGATTTACAACATCACACTAACTAgtatcccccccccctagaACCAAGTGTTCATGAAGGAAATGAACAGAGTACGCAGTAGGCAACCGCTTTACACGGCGGCGTGGAACATGGTGTGTGATCAGTTTCAAATCAACgttaaacaaaacaaaaatcttAACTAGGGCATATGGTAGAAATGCTCAAGAGTGTATATCCACAGCTCCCGAAGCAGTTGCCGTGACGAATCGCATAGGATACGGAGTTTGCTCGGGAAACCCTTCCACTAGTGAGTTGATATAGTCGCGTAGGAACGTCTTTTCATCATCGCACTTTGCATAAACGGCATACCCATGGAACATCGGACATGTCCATAAAGCACCAGAAACAACGTCAATAACATGACTGGCTGTATCCGATCTTTCAAGCCACAGTTCGTACTCACCGATCGTTTCAGTGAAAAGAGCAGAGACAGTAGCCCCCGTGACCTGTTCAATCAAGTGCGCCACCCTCAATGGTGGAACATCATCGGCAACAAACTTCAAAATTACGTCGGGTCCTCTGCAAGTTAACCTTCCAAAGAAAGATTTGGTCGCGCACCTCGCACAAAGGTAGTTAAATATCTCCAAGTGTATTCTTGGTTTGTCAAGGGGTCTTACAGTAAGAGAATGTACGAACAGGCTACTCATCTCCATAAAAGGAACGGGTGCGACCGCAGGCGCACCATGATAGTCCACTTTCGTCCATCCTTTTTTAAGTTGTATGTACGTGTCACCATCCTTCTGGCTAAGACCTGAATCAGGGGTCGGAGACCAAGGTTTAGCATGAATAGACAAGCTACCTTTTTCAGccttcttcacctcctctgATGTTGATGAACTCTTTCTGCCCGGGCTTGACGTTCTTACAATGGGAGTGCCACTATACCTTCTTGGGCCGCCAGGAAGCATGACATTCATTTGCGCCATAGCCCTTACATGTGGAGTTAGCATAAACATATCGTAGTACTGTAGAGGGGAAGGTGTCCATGGAGTACTTGATCCCATCACAGCACTCTGCTCTCGCTGCACTCCAGGCTGCTCTTGCCACTTGTCAGCCGGGTATGATGATCCGCTCGAGCCGGGCTCGAAAGGAGTAGCGTTAACAGAAAAGGTATGAGGTGTCGAAGGCTCACCGTGGTTCCCCTCATTAACTGCCTCGTTGCCATCACCGCCCATTTTGCTTATTAACTTGGTAATATTAAGGCCTTTACCCTGAGATcttcacaaaaagaaaagaaagctaaCTACGAACGGGATTTACGGTCGGAAACACATACAAGAGCAAAGAACATTAGCCACCACCTACACCATGTATagcataaacatatatacggTTACCACCTGTAACCATCAAATATTCTGGAGAGATAAACATCCGCTCACGAAAATGATCCAAATTATATTCTCATCTaagtaaaaagtaaaaaagaaagggaaaaacaaaacagatcATGAAAAaccaaatataaaaatgcAGCGGAAccaacggcagcaacaaaaaacacgTGGGATTGTTGGTGGTACGCCTGCACATAACCAAGTTATTTCTAAGAACTATTCCTGTTCTGTAACGGACCTGCTACGCGCCCCAGCGTAAATTAATGACGTAACATCTCCAATGGAGGTTAAACATAACGGACTACGCTGCAGACGCTTGGCTTTTCTCACCTAAGCAAGGTACATGACTAAAGTGCCTAGTTGACACAGCTGCCATCACCAAGGAAGATGTTGAGTCATTTACCATACGATCTTCTAAGGGACTGCCGAAAAGGGAGGTCCTCCCCACCCATTTGAGGCTCACTGTTCTCCACCAAATCCTCTCCAAGAACGATGTTTTGCCTACTTACACCTGCTTCCATTAGCGTCTTCCGCGGCCTCAGCAAGGTAGCGACGGTGTAATGCAATGGAGGCGCGCCGGCAACGCGCGTGCACGGGCGTCGAGTCTTCACTTCATGCACCGGAATTGCTGTTAAATTTGGCTCCTTCTCGACAACAAAACACGGGGGATGGGAGCGGATGGCGCGGACTTCACCAGAAGGCGCCCCGCCTACACATGCTCCCCTCGGTGGAGGGAAGTGTACACCGCAAGGAGGGGCGGGCCCGTAAATCACCATCTGTCCGCTTtccacgcacgcacgcacacctCCCTGGCCCATGTATTGAGCACGTGGAAACGAGGGGATCAAACCGGCCAGCACAATGCGGAGGTTCAGCTGCGCACTCTCCCGAGAATCGAAGGAAGTGTACCGCGCAGGTcccccgaaaaaaaaaaaaggaaaaggagttgGTGAGATGCTAAAAGTCGACTCCACACCCACCAGACATGACGGCGTGAGCTTTCGGAGGCTTAACAAGCGCTTCCGGAAGCCCGCCGCCGGAGCTTACTTTGGGGGAACACCGCCAACCAGCACCGGAGGTGAAGGTGCGAACGCGGCTCATCCCGACCGTTGAGGTGGAGACGCGCGGATGCGGTTGACGAAAACGTGGAGAAGTTGGGTATCGATCCCAATACCTCCCGCATGCTAAGCGGGCGCTCTACCATCTGAGCTACATCCCCAGCGGAGGCTCTCCACTTTTCCGAACCTCGAAAAGCTATAAAACACGAGTGAcctcaaaggggaaaaaccGCAAACGGAAGGGTTCGAACCTTCGCGTGAGATCACACCTGCTTAGCAGGCAGGCGCCTTAACCACTCGGCCACGTTTGCACCGGACCTCGGCGTCAATTCGAGCCACTTGGACATCTTATCGTGAAGTACTTATCGGCGCGTGAGATGCCGCGGGTTCTCGGTAGTATAGTGGTTAGTATACCCGCCTGTCACGCGGGTGACCCGGGTTCAATTCCCGGCCGGGAAGGTTTTTTCGTCTGTGTACACCTCCGGAGGCCAACCGTCCTAACATAGGTTTTGTCTGCCGACAGGGCCAGCACCACCCCGGAGGGGCTGATACTATTGGTCGCCCCGTCACCGTCCGCATTTTCAGAGCGTTTGTTTGAGTCGTTTGGTCCTCCGAGTATCCATCCAACACCGGAGGTGCCGCGATCCTTTCCCACAGCATGACCACGTGTGTGCGCAGCGCTTGAGCggaggtgttttttttttttttgaaagccTGCGTTATGAATGGTTTTGGACTTAGGATTGCAGAGTATTATTTTGTACGGTTATCTCTGTATAGACACACTGTCTTCCCCGTTATTTACACAGCTGTCTGCAAGAGGGTGAAATTTTTAGAAAGCCCACCCAATCCGACCCTCTCCGCCCCGCACTGGAGACGAGTTAAAGACGCTTTCAGACACTTCCGCTTCGTCAGTAAATTATCGTTTCAATTCATATTTTGTGTAGGATAATGAGGAACGCTTACTATTTCTTCAGCATGATAATTATTtcgtatatctttcttttcggtagtaaaagggaaggtaaggACTAAACTATTTTCGTTGCCAGATCGCCTTGCCTTCCATCCCAAGCGTTCCCCCGCTACTGACCACGCCAAATCTAGTATTTATCCAAACCTAATGCTTATTTTTGTCGTGTGGCCGGTCGTTGGGCCTCAACGCGTTTTCGCACTCTGCCCTCCAGCTCCCGAGATCCCGTCAAGGCTGCtgtcctccccccccccttccccaaaACCGATACGAAGCCTTTCTCCCTAAAGCTTGAAGTTGACATAAACAGTTATCGTTTTGGAATGAAAGAGCACGACCCTCACACAACGGGAGGCTAAGTGTACATGGTGTCCAGCAGAACGAGACCTCAGGCACCCGATCCCCTTGGTACACCCACGGGTGTATGGGGCGCTAGCCTCGCTTATATGGAAAAACTCCCTCACAACAACGGTTCCCCTCATCAGATGACATTCAGGAGACAACAGCAAGTAAATACAGGTGAGAGGGTGTTGGTACGACTTGAACAATATTTCACTGATGGTCGTGCCTATCTGAGCGATTTTACTGCAGAATCAAAAGTAGCTGACACAAACACCGCAGTGTGCCCAGTTATTGAATACTTTTCCGCTTCTAAAACGGTCTATCAACTCCGTTTTTGATAGTTTGTCATTGTATTTTTGTGAGAAGGTTCTTGTTTCAGTGGGGTCCGTTCCCCACTTTCTTTCAGACTGCTTCCTTTGAAGTCGAAGGAATCTAGGTTGCCGACGCGCCTCACCCCGGGCTAAGAATGCATGAAATTATTCACTTGTAGTCAAAGTCTGGTAGCAATGCACTTCTTGACAACACCACCTCCATTATCGCACCATCAGTCGCTACTGTGTTAATCCCAACGGAAGTGTTTCGCTCCTCCACAAGGCCGTAGTTTTACCGATTCGTGAAGTGCGCTCGGAAGGTaacggagaaaaacaaactcgGAGGCTGAAAAACCAGTCATGTTATATAGAAGACGTCGTTCAAGGCTCGACTCTCCTCAGGACAAAGGGAGTTGGCGGACATTGAATATGGCCGCACACCTGCATTTGCATTGGTAGTCACTCAAACGCCACACCTTTTCTAAAAAGCTTCATTGGCGCTGCACCTGTTCACTTTTGTTGCCTAGCGTAAATGGATAATGCAATGTTAACATCGCTGAGCCGTTGGCTCTCAACCTCCTTCTGAATGCGACAGTAGCGACTGATGGTGCGATAATGGAGGTGGTGTTGTCAAGAAGTGCATTGCTACCAGACTTTGACTACAAGTGAATAATTTCATGCATTCTTAGCCCGGGGTGAGGCGCGTCGGCAACCTAGATTCCTTCGACTTCAAAGGAAGCAGTCTGAAAGAAAGTGGGGAACGGACCCCACTGAAACAAGAACCTTCTCACAAAAATACAATGACAAACTATCAAAAACGGAGTTGATAGACCGTTTTAGAAGCGGAAAAGTATTCAATAACTGGGCACACTGCGGTGTTTGTGTCAGCTACTTTTGATTCTGCAGTAAAATCGCTCAGATAGGCACGACCATCAGTGAAATATTGTTCAAGTCGTACCAACACCCTCTCACCTGTATTTACTTGCTGTTGTCTCCTGAATGTCATCTGATGAGGGGAACCGTTGTTGTGAGGGAGTTTTTCCATATAAGCGAGGCTAGCGCCCCATACACCCGTGGGTGTACCAAGGGGATCGGGTGCCTGAGGTCTCGTTCTGCTGGACACCATGTACACTTAGCCTCCCGTTGTGTGAGGGTCGTGCTCTTTCATTCCAAAACGATAACTGTTTATGTCAACTTCAAGCTTTAGGGAGAAAGGCTTCGTATCGGTtttggggaaggggggggggaggacaGCAGCCTTGACGGGATCTCGGGAGCTGGAGGGCAGAGTGCGAAAACGCGTTGAGGCCCAACGACCGGCCACACGACAAAAATAAGCATTAGGTTTGGATAAATACTAGATTTGGCGTGGTCAGTAGCGGGGGAACGCTTGGGATGGAAGGCAAGGCGATCTGGCAACGAAAATAGTTTAGTccttaccttcccttttactaccgaaaagaaagatatacgaAATAATTATCATGCTGAAGAAATAGTAAGCGTTCCTCATTATCCTACACAAAATATGAATTGAAACGATAATTTACTGACGAAGCGGAAGTGTCTGAAAGCGTCTTTAACTCGTCTCCAGTGCGGGGCGGAGAGGGTCGGATTGGGTGGGCTTTCTAAAAATTTCACCCTCTTGCAGACAGCTGTGTAAATAACGGGGAAGACAGTGTGTCTATACAGAGATAACCGTACAAAATAATACTCTGCAATCCTAAGTCCAAAACCATTCATAACGCAggctttcaaaaaaaaaaaaaacac
This portion of the Trypanosoma brucei brucei TREU927 chromosome 7, complete sequence genome encodes:
- a CDS encoding hypothetical protein, conserved (similar over 436aa to GB:AAN72135.1: protein phosphatase 2A 62 kDa B regulatory subunit {Arabidopsis thaliana}): MEPLQVMKNERVVSAWGTSPVDLRRGVGGESVATHDRVEHTVNGQGRSSSIRSALPGEFVSGEVSPLSYSSRWDLQRVQTPPSRGSSPEWRRGASYRTGADGNLFRGYSNVGSGVTSDFVSGEHGSDHCAYGSHMAEWEETGHPQDIGTKLGTYFRSGSAPVAGASSLHYTFYAPNSRAIGSNSGVAGQTSADVGGPADLPLLISASLTPQQINGVQSRMICANGQSQGGVGIKVLELLEYWMGEKSTAEVAEGLIAEFLQKAGIRYDASATPSKAGDEAFYLRETSPDDLEKVEGGSGTTPHGACGGRSGPPTSLSPSSGYFTLVNTDITRAAGEEEVEELQRDAGWDEGYEDRVKDAFEQSRVPNGPPQQPPVHSPPAQRSESVPLDATRLPTPPEAKDDGCASPNLFLRQRSGQPKDSTLRGASYRDIPPFYFPKGVPKTSEETLVGVTYTKHENPHLKVIEGMMIPAAACKNAAEQGAGANSRSATRGNKNVVIVSLRALEDKNVSLFVKRELSRIPMPPKTIQSSRPSVGPQVRGFCVSNGTLAKQGANYNDQLTQAMQRICTQCFGLPKYFAFMIMKILRATGDSDAMGMFAAPDVCSPLSRYSSAVTATCSSQAPITVQQVLDFFESSLRGRSIVRRVFELFLLSSSTGKHNCRSAVGAGSNCASTPHSASPRSYLLPEDFRGYLRILLDHHPGLALLKQTPDVQNRYMETVIYRIFYDLDRFNRGRITYAEMEDSALIDSLRQVDVADDINSVFHYFSYEHFYVLYCRFWELDTDRDMLLSRQDFVKYTPDGVMNPIIVDRIFNGLGRRSKSAVKDRINYEEFVWFCLSEEDKTTPTAVRYWFSILDLDCDGVLSLYELQRFYDETRRIILEHVPEGGIPFEDAVCQIFDMLGVTVSCGITLHDLLSNSEAAGAALNMLTNVVRLLQFEQKDPLVAHQDRLLCGLERTHWDRFARAEYDRMAQVAANE